The Thamnophis elegans isolate rThaEle1 chromosome Z, rThaEle1.pri, whole genome shotgun sequence genome contains a region encoding:
- the LOC116521831 gene encoding vomeronasal type-2 receptor 26-like, producing the protein MELLSTPNRFIPNYKCHIQNNLIAVIGGPSSIEFLDMATIMTAYKFVQKFVQMRSPVLDKENGFLNQFWQQMFNCFLQASITDEEDDNVCTGEEKLETLPVSVFETSMTAHSYSIYNAVYAIAHALNAMYSFQGQQRTRMRENFLSQQSWRERPVSLCNEKCNPGYRKTKIEGRPFCCYNCTQCPEGKITNHIDLDDCFQCPEDRYPNNKQDLCMPKDISYLTYEEPLGTSLVTLALVLSFITILVLGIFRKYHNTPIIKANNRSLSYTLLFSLLLSFLCSLLFIGRPMKVTCLMRQTSFGIIFTVAVSCMLAKTITVVLAFMATKPGSRMRTWIGKSLALSIVLSCTLIQFLLCTVWLATSPPFPDMDKHSFISEIIVECNEGSVVMFYSVLSFMGFLAIVSFIAAFQARKLPDTFQETKSITFSMLVFCSVWLSFVPAYMSTKGKYMVAVEIFSLLASSTGLLACVFSPKCYIIIMMPHLNKREHLIKRII; encoded by the exons ATGGAACTCCTCTCTACGCCAAACAGATTCATCCCTAATTATAAGTGTCACATTCAGAATAATCTGATAGCAGTCATAGGAGGACCAAGTTCTATTGAATTTCTTGATATGGCTACCATTATGACAGCTTACAAGTTTGTGCAG AAATTTGTTCAGATGAGGAGCCCAGTTTTAGATAAAGAAAATGGATTTCTAAATCAGTTTTGGCAACAGATGTTTAACTGTTTCCTCCAAGCTTCCATCACAGATGAAGAGGATGACAATGTCTGCACTGGGGAGGAGAAACTAGAGACTCTCCCTGTATCTGTGTTTGAAACCAGCATGACTGCCCACAGCTACAGTATCTATAATGCTGTCTACGCGATTGCACATGCTTTGAATGCCATGTATTCTTTCCAAGGCCAACAAAGAACAAGGATGAGAGAGAATTTCCTTAGTCAACAGTCATGGAGG GAACGTCCTGTTTCACTTTGTAATGAAAAGTGCAATCCAGGTTACCGCAAGACCAAGATTGAAGGGCGACCATTTTGTTGCTATAACTGCACTCAATGTCCAGAGGGAAAGATCACAAATCATATAG ATCTAGATGACTGTTTCCAGTGCCCAGAAGATCGATATCCAAACAACAAGCAGGATTTATGCATGCCGAAGGATATAAGCTACTTAACTTATGAAGAACCTTTGGGGACCAGTTTAGTAACCTTGGCACTTGTGCTTTCTTTTATCACAATATTGGTGCTGGGAATCTTCAGGAAGTATCACAACACTCCAAtcatcaaagccaacaaccgcagCCTCTCCTATaccctcctcttctcccttcttctctccttcctttgctcTCTACTTTTCATCGGTCGACCCATGAAGGTGACTTGTCTTATGCGACAGACTTCTTTTGGGATCATCTTCACTGTAGCTGTTTCTTGTatgttggccaaaaccatcactgtggtGCTTGcgttcatggccaccaagccaggatcaAGGATGAGGACCTGGATTGGGAAAAGTCTAGCCCTTTCCATTGTTCTCTCCTGCACCTTGATTCAATTTCTTCTTTGTACTGTGTGGCTAGCAACCTCACCCCCTTTCCCAGACATGGATAAGCACTCCTTCATTTCTGAGATCATTGTGGAATGCAATGAAGGGTCGGTTGTCATGTTTTATAGTGTTTTGTCTTTTATGGGTTTCCTGGCTATAGTCAGTTTTattgcagctttccaagctaggaAGCTACCAGACACATTCCAGGAAACCAAATCCATCACATTCAGCATGCTGGTTTTTTGCAGTGTCTGGTTGTCGTTTGTCCCAGCCTACATGAGTACCAAAGGCAAatacatggtagctgtggagatcttctccctCCTGGCTTCCAGCACTGGGCTTCTGGCTTGTGTCTTTTCCCCAAAATGCTACATTATCATCATGATGCCTCATCTGAATAAAAGGGAGCATCTCATAAAGAGAATTATTTAA
- the LOC116521832 gene encoding vomeronasal type-2 receptor 26-like, with translation MVLEIDPEYHPKQRLLTQTYQHVLALVFAVKEINGNHQILTNVTLGFNIYNNYFNPKLTYEAMMKILSTPDRFIPNYKCDFQNNLVAVIGGPNSNDFFYIAAILSPYKIAQLAYSSAPEMNTQNKAMSFHWMLPNADYQYYGILQLLLHFKWIWMGVFYINMGRQTELLLQKILPFLSQHGICFGFIETLPGGLFGNMDALMEASHAKLNLAWSSRANAVIFHGEFHGITSLWGLLQVSEFYDKADKKAKVWIMTADVDFSSVLFQRHWSTDFLHGAISLAIQSKEVSGFQEFVRMRNPFLHKADGFLKEIWQQLFNCLIPNFPNESVEQNICTGAEKLETLPMAVFETRMTAHSYCVYNAVYAVAHALQALYSSINRQRSWKTLKQQSWKLHHFLRGVSFNNSAGDKISFDENGEFVGRFDVINWVTFPNQSFHRVKVGAIDPDPLSHHLLTIREDDIVWPTWFNQVLPVSLCNDNCPSGYRKTKLDDKPFCCYDCVPCPRGEITNQTDMQTCFKCPDDQYPNNKQDFCLLKELTYLSYEETLGSSLVTVAIILSFITIFVLGVFLKYHNTPIIKANNRSLSYTLLLSLLLSFLCSLLFIGRPMKITCLLRQTAFGVIFSVAVSCMLAKTITVVLAFMATKPGSRMRTWVGKKLTLSIVLCCSFIQSLLCIVWLGISPPFPDLDKHSFIAEIVVECNEGSAVMFYSVLSFMGFLAIVSFVAAFLSRKLPDTFQETKSITFSMLVFCSVWLSFVPAYISTKGKYTVAVEIFSILASSAGLLSCVFSPKCYIIIVRPDLNKREQLIKRGH, from the exons ATGGTGCTTGAAATAGATCCAGAGTATCacccaaagcagag ATTATTAACTCAGACCTATCAACACGTTTTGGCTCTGGTATTTGCTGTGAAGGAGATTAATGGAAATCACCAGATCTTGACCAATGTCACCCTTGGCTTCAACATCTATAATAACTATTTTAATCCAAAACTGACATATGAGGCAATGATGAAAATCCTCTCCACACCAGACAGATTCATCCCAAACTATAAATGTGATTTCCAGAACAATCTCGTAGCAGTCATTGGAGGTCCTAACTCAAATGATTTCTTCTACATAGCAGCCATTCTGAGTCCCTACAAGATTGCACAG CTTGCCTACTCTTCTGCCCCAGAGATGAATACACAGAATAAAGCAATGTCCTTCCATTGGATGCTTCCCAACGCAGATTATCAATATTATGGGATTCTCCAGCTGTTACTTCATTTCAAGTGGATATGGATGGGCGTATTTTATATTAACATGGGCCGTCAGACAGAATTATTGCTCCAGAAGATATTACCTTTCCTTTCACAGCATGGCATCTGTTTCGGTTTCATTGAAACTTTACCTGGGGGGCTGTTTGGCAATATGGATGCGCTTATGGAAGCATCCCATGCTAAATTAAACCTTGCCTGGAGCAGCAGAGCTAATGCAGTGATTTTTCATGGAGAATTTCATGGGATAACATCTTTATGGGGTTTACTTCAAGTTTCAGAATTTTATGATAAGGCAGACAAAAAAGCCAAAGTGTGGATCATGACAGCAGATGTGGACTTTTCATCTGTCTTGTTTCAAAGACACTGGAGCACAGATTTCCTCCATGGCGCCATATCCCTGGCAATCCAATCCAAGGAAGTGTCCGGATTTCAGGAATTTGTTCGGATGAGGAATCCTTTTTTGCACAAAGCAGATGGTTTCTTAAAAGAGATCTGGCAACAGCTTTTCAATTGCCTGATTCCAAACTTTCCTAATGAGTCCGTGGAACAGAATATCTGCACTGGAGCGGAGAAGCTGGAGACTCTTCCCATGGCTGTTTTTGAAACAAGAATGACTGCCCACAGTTACTGCGTCTACAATGCCGTCTATGCTGTTGCGCATGCTTTACAAGCCCTGTACTCATCTATAAACAGGCAAAGATCTTGGAAAACCCTTAAACAACAGTCATGGAAG CTACACCATTTCCTGCGAGGAGTTTCATTCAATAACAGTGCTGGGGACAAAATTTCCTTTGATGAAAATGGAGAATTTGTAGGAAGATTTGATGTCATAAACTGGGTCACTTTCCCAAACCAATCCTTCCATAGAGTTAAGGTGGGAGCCATAGATCCAGACCCACTCTCACATCACCTGCTGACCATTAGGGAGGATGACATCGTCTGGCCCACTTGGTTTAATCAG GTATTACCTGTCTCCCTGTGTAACGATAACTGCCCTTCCGGTTACAGAAAGACCAAACTAGATGACAAaccattttgctgctatgattgtgtTCCATGTCCACGGGGAGAGATCACAAATCAAACAG ATATGCAAACATGCTTCAAATGTCCTGATGATCAGTATCCTAACAATAAGCAGGATTTCTGCCTTCTCAAGGAATTGACATACCTCTCTTATGAAGAAACATTAGGAAGCAGTTTGGTGACAGTGGCCATTATCCTTTCTTTCATCACAATTTTTGTACTAGGGGTGTTCCTGAAGTACCACAATACACCCATCATTAAAGCCAACAACCGCAGCCTCTCCTAtaccctcctcctctccctcctcctctccttcctttgttcTCTGCTTTTTATCGGTCGACCCATGAAGATCACTTGTCTCCTTCGGCAGACTGCTTTTGGGGTCATATTCTCAGTGGCTGTTTCTTGTATgctggccaaaaccatcactgtggttcttgctttcatggccaccaaaccaGGATCCCGAATGAGGACCTGGGTTGGGAAAAAACTAACCCTTTCCATtgttctttgttgttcttttattCAAAGTCTTCTTTGCATTGTGTGGCTTGGaatttctccccctttcccagACTTGGATAAGCACTCCTTCATTGCTGAAATTGTGGTGGAATGCAATGAGGGGTCAGCTGTCATGTTCTATAGTGTCTTGTCTTTTATGGGCTTCCTGGCTATTGTCAGTTTTGTTGCAGCTTTCCTATCTAGGAAGTTACCAGACACTTTCCAGGAAACCAAATCCATCACATTCAGCATGCTGGTTTTCTGCAGTGTATGGTTGTCGTTTGTCCCTGCGTACATTAGCACCAAAGGAAAATACACAGTGGCTGTGGAGattttctccatcttggcctccagtgcagGACTCCTGTCTTgtgtcttttcccccaaatgTTACATTATTATAGTGAGACCTGATCTTAACAAACGAGAGCAGTTAATAAAAAGAGGGCATTGA